TTCGGGCAAATCCTTACTGGGTTTGTAGAACTTCGAACCAAAGGGCGGAAAGGTCAAACGATAACCATACGGCATGCTGAGGTCCTTGATAAGGAAGGAAATTTCTATCCGGATACGTTAAGACAGGCAGTATCCATTGATCAATTGATCTGTAACGGTAAAGATCAAATTTTCCGTCCTCATTTCACTTTCCATGGATTTCGGTATATCGCCATTGAAGGGGTAGATGAGATCCAGCTTGATCAATTCACAGCTTGCGTGCTGCATTCAAGTCTGGAGGAAACAGGCCGTTTCGTGACCTCCAATGCGATGGTGAACCAATTGCAAAGCAACATTCAGTGGAGCCAAAGAGGTAACTTTCTGGATATACCGACGGACTGCCCTCAAAGAGACGAGCGTCTAGGGTGGACAGGAGATGCACAAGTATTTGTTGGGACCGCTGCGTTCAATATGAATGTTGCTTCCTTCTTCAAGAAATGGCTGCGCGACCTTGCCTCTGAGCAGACGGAGGAATATGGGGTTCCCCATGTCATTCCTAACATTCTTGGAAATCAGGAAGGTGCTGCTGCCTGGAGCGATGCCGCTGTTATTGTCCCTTGGGTCATGTACCAAACCTATGGAGATCTTCGATTGCTGCGAGAACAATATGACAGCATGAAGGGGTGGATTGATTATATTACTGCACGTTGTGGAGCGAATGGATTATGGCAGACTGGTTATCAATATGGGGACTGGTTAGGGTTGGACAAAGAGGAGATTAGTAACGATAGAACAGGGGCTACAGATGTTTATCTGGTAGCAAACGCTTATTATGCGTATTCGACCGAACTGGTTGCAAAGACAGCCAAGCTTCTGGACAAAACCGAAGATGCCGTCCGTTACGAAGAATTGCATAGCCAGATCAAACAGGCTTTCAATGCAGAATATATCTCTTCAACTGGCAGACTGGTCAGCGAAACTCAAACGGCCTGCGTGTTAGCGCTACACTTCAACCTTGCCGAGGAGAGATACAAGGATCGGATTCGCAAGACGCTTGAAAACAATATAGCGAAACATAAAAACCATCTCACGACAGGATTTGTTGGTACTCCATATCTGTGTCATGCCTTATCGGACAATGACCTGCATGACCTTGCTGGTACCTTGTTTCTGAAAGAGGATTTCCCATCTTGGTTGTACGCTGTAAAAAAAGGGGCTACCACGATATGGGAACGGTGGAATTCCATTCTGCCTAATGGTGATTTCGATACATCAGGTATGAATTCCTTGAATCATTACGCCTATGGATCCATTGGGGAATGGATGTATAGAAAACTCGCGGGAATTAATCCAATTGAGGCAGGTTATAAGAAGATTCTGATAAAACCTCAATTCATCCGAGGAATCAGTTCGGTAGATGCTGCTTTTGATTCGGTCTACGGAGAGATAAAAAGCTCTTGGTCATGCAGGGCGGGTAAAATTATTGTAAATGTAACGATACCAGCAAATACAACAGCAATTATTGTACTGCCTAAGAAACCTGTGCCTGTAGAGGTTGGTTCCGGATCTTACAGCTTCGAATATGCGACGCAAATCAGTCTCGAAAGAGAACGGTTTACCATGGATTCGACACTCAAAGAGATTGTGGAAGAGCCCACAGCAGTTCGAATGTTAAACGAGCACGCTCCCGGTATGCTGGATCACCCGATGATCCAATATGCTTATGATTTATCTGTAAGCGAATTGCTGGCCAATACGCCAGAGGAGACCGAACAGTTATTTAGAAGAGTCATCCAAATGCTCAATGCATCTTAGGTATGAAGGGGAAAGGGTTGATTATGAAGGCGCTGCAGGAAACGAGCAGCGCCATTTTGTATTACAGAAATTCGTTATGGAAGAACGAAAGATTAGCACTTAAAAAAAGGGATAAGCACCAATACGAATTTACTAAAAAAATAATGAAGTTACCATATTAAACCCTTGAGGAGGACTAAAATAATGTTTGAAAGCGGTACCATGAAGCGAATGAAATAAGGGGGAACAGCAATGAAAGCAGAACGAGAAATCCTTAATCCATCAGTTGTAAAGGGAAGCAAGAAGTCCAAGGCATTAGGTCTTGATGCCCAAGGCATTCAGAAAACAATGCGCCCTTACCATTACTTAGGTGACGGAGCAGCGCAAGTTGCCTTAAACTCCATCAGCGGACTGATTGGGATGTTAACTTATTTTTATACAGACAAGGTAGGGATTGCTGCTGCCACAGTGGGCACGATTATGCTCATCACCAAATTTATCAATGCAATAGCAGACTTGCTGATGGGTAGGATCGTTGATGCGACAAAATCCAAATATGGAAAGGCCAGACCTTGGATTCTATGGATGGCTCTCCCCGCAATGGCATCTATCATATTACTGTTCACAGTGCCCGCCGAGGCATCATCAACGGTAAAAACCTTCTATGCGTTAGCTACAGTTGCCTTTGCTTCAGCTATTGTGTATACGGGAATTGCGATCCCTTTCGGAAGCTTGATGGCGATCCGTACCAGAAGTGTAGAAGAACGCGGTAAAATGGGCCTTACCCGAACCATCTTTGGATATATTATCGGGATGATTATCGCTATCGCATTAATTCCATTAACCAATATGCTTGGTGGGGATCAAAAAGCATGGATTATCGTTGCGGTTGTTCTGGGTATTGTATCTTTCATTTCCTTAATCCTGACCTTCTTAGCATCCAAAGAAAACAATGCTGGCGAAAGTATTGTTGAAAGCGATAACATTCCTTTCTGGGAAAGCATTAAGCTCCTATTCCAGAACAAATACTGGGTCATCATGCTGTTTGCTCAGTTATTGATCAACATGCTCTATACGCTTAATGGTTCAACAGGAATCTATTACACCAAGTATATTCTCGGGAATGAGAACCTGATCGGAATCATGGGGGCAGTTGGATTAGTCCCGGTTTTTTTGGGATTTGTTATGGTGGGACCCATGATCAAGAAATTCGGACTTACCAGAACTGCACGGATAGGCATGATTCTTGGCATCGTTTCATCACTTATTCGTTGCTTTATGCCATATAACTTTATTGCAGCTATAGTACTTGGCGGTATCGCGACACTGGCAACCATTCCAATGATGGCTGTCGGCGGAGTGTTGGTGAACAACACCGTGGAATACGGTGAATGGAAGACAGGTAAACGCCTAGTTGGGATGGTCAATAGTGCAAACAGCTTTGGCGTTAAAATTGGTACGGGCCTGGCTGCCGCGATGATCGGCTGGATTCTTGCCATGGGCAACTACGATGGAGCGTTAGTAACACAGGCGGATTCAGCGATTACCAGCATCCTGGTTCTGACGGTATATCTTCCTTTGGTGATATTCGTTCTTACGTATCTCTGCTTGCGCAAGTACGATTTGGATGAGAAGTATCCTCAAATTGTAAAAGAACTGGAAGAACGCTTGAATCCTTAGGAAGATGCAAGTTATCGCGGATTACTGGGATTAAATGAACCTATTTGAAAGTGAATCGTTAAATATGATAGTATTTATATTGTAGTGATATTAATACTATCGTTTTAAGGAGTGATGTGATGTTTACCAATGAAAATCAAGGTCGTTCCAAGTCCAAAGTAGATTTCATGGATCATTCTTTCATTCAGCAGCCTTTCCCAGTCTACGAAAAGCTGCGTTCCGAAGAGCCTGTCCATCGACTATTACTGCCAAGTGGGCATGCTGCGTGGATGGTTACCCGATATGAGGATGCCGTCAACATTTTGCAGGATGGTCGCTTTGTAACCGGAGTTCTCGATAACAGGAATGATGAAACGGAGGAGACACTTCCTCCACATCAGGTAATTATTTCACGCAATCTGATCAGTGTTGGTCCTGAAGATCATCGTCGACTGCGGCGCTTGATTCAGAAGGCATTTACTCCCCGAATGATTGAGAGGCTGCGGGGACGAATTGTGGAAATAAGCGATGAATTACTAGACAAGATTCAGGCAGGAAACACTCGGGAGTTTGATTTGATCGAGGACTATGCCTTCCCACTGCCCATTATCGTTATTTGCGAAATGCTAGGCGTTCCGCTGAAGGATCAAGACAAATTCAGAGCCTGGTCCAACACCATTATGGAGAGTGTCAGCAATCCGCAGATGAATCAGGAGAGCGATGAAGTAATGAAGGCTTTTGTGGATTACTTACAAGAACTGATCACGGATCGTCGTAATCATATTCAACAGGACCTCGTCAGCGATCTCATCAGCATAGAGGAAGAAGGTGACAAACTAACAGAGCAGGAGTTATATGCACTCGTGTTCGTACTCATCATAGCGGGGCATGAAACAACAGTAAATCTGATCGGGAACGGCATGCTGGCGTTGCTGGAACATCCCCAGCAAAAGCAACTACTTATGGAGCAACCGGCTCTGATTCAAGCGGCGGTTGAGGAAGTGCTGCGATTTAACGGGCCGGCAGAAATTAGCAATGTTCGATGGGCTGCAGAAAATGTTGATTTTCAAGGAATACAAATTCGCCAAGGAGACATGATGCTGGTCGCTTTATCCTCAGCGAATCGGGATTCCAGTCGATATGAAAACCCCGATACGTTTGACATTACTCGCAAAGTCAATGACCACATTGCTTTTGGTAAAGGAATTCATTATTGTCTTGGAGCTCCACTTGCGAGACTTGAAGGCGAGATTGCGATCAACGCTTTACTTCAACGGCTGCCGGAGATTCGGTTAAATACGGATGCGGAACTGCTGGAGTGGAGGCCAGGTATGATCATCCGGGGGCTCAAAGCTTTTCCAGTCGTATACTAAATTCCGCGCATGCGATTGATTTCAGCTATTCAAATGCTTAGAAACAATGCCCTGATGGATGATACACATAGAAATGATAGATTTGACCCAAAATTAATCAATATATTGGAGAGATGAACCTAATGAGTTATGACGAGAATATCCGAATTGGTGAATTGTTGAACAACGCAGAATCGTTTGCTGTACTGGAAAAGCATTTGCCGGAATTCGTGAAAGAACCAACGTTCAAGATGGCCACTAACTTTACGTTGGATCAACTAGCTGCATTGCCTCAGGTAGATATTCCTTTACCTACACTTCAGATTTTGAAGCAGGAACTGGCAACCATTGCGTTTGAAGCAACAGTCCAGAAGCAAGAAATTGGTGCACCGACAGGAAATAAAGAAGGTATTTCTCTGGAAGGTAAAGTGATCATTGTTACGGGAGCTGGCAGTGGGATTGGAAGAGCCAGCGCGGTGATGATGGGATCTCGCGGAGCGAAGCTTGTACTGGTTGATTTCAATGAGCAGACAGGGGGAGAAACGTTAGCACTGGTTCGCGAAAATGGCGGCGAAGCTACATTTGTACAGGCTGACGTATCCAAAGAGAGCGATGTTCAAAACTATATTCAAAAAGCAGTAGAAGCCTATGGAAAAATTGATGTGGCATTCAACAACGTGGGCATACTCCAGAAATTCCAACGTTTTCAGGATATCTCCGAGGAAGAATATACACGGATCATGGATGTGAATGTGAAAGGGATCTTTTTAGGCATGAAATATGCCTTGCAGGTTATGGATAAACAGGGATACGGTCATATCATTAATACTGCGTCCACTACGGCTATTCGTGCTGAACACAGTCTGGCTGCATACACGGCTAGCAAACATGCGGTTGCGGGATTGACCAAAGCGGCGGCCATTGAATATGTACGCAAAGGTATTCGCATCAATGCTATCTGTCCAGGAGGTGTAGCTACAACATTGACGGCTGCGGTTCCCCAATCGTTGCAGGAGAGTGGCTATGTGCCTGAAGAGTTTCCGAGTATGCGGATCGGGCGTTATGCAGAGCCAGAAGAACTCGCCCAGATCGTTGCGTTTCTTGCATCTGATTATTCCAGTTATATGACAGGATCAATCATCCTCGCAGATGGTGGCATCACACTTTAATGGTTTGAAGAAATTTTATTAGATGAAATAAAGTATATAATCATCAACGTTTTTTAATTACGCATAACTCTAGATATAGAGGAGCGACATTGTCAATTAATGAGATGTCGCGGGACGTTCAAAGTCGCTATTATAGCGACTTTTTTGTTTTAAGGAAAAGCTGAGGACAAGAACATAGTCCATGTGATCAATGATTAGATGTACATCTAATCATTGATCACATGGACTTAAACAAGAAAATATTCACGATGTTATGTGATAACTGTCGAGGGACAAGAACATATTCCTATTGAAGTCGCTATTTTAGCGGCTTTTTTAATTTATCGGTACAAGTTCTTGTCCCGAGCCAAGGACAAGAACTTGTACCGATTACCGAAATGGACAAGAACATGTTCCTATTTCCGGTTAGGCGTTTTTGCATATAATTTTCTCCAGACGGAATTGTGTCTGTGCCACTGCACGTTCCTTAGCTTTGTGCATGAGCAAAAATTGTTTTCTGGCATCGAGAGGAGGATCTCCTTGTCGAATCAGTTCTGTGTAAACCTCAATATCCTCAATAGACATATCCGTATCTTTCAAAGCGATAACCAACTCCAGCCACTCTAGGACTTCGTTCGAATATTCTCTTCTACCTGAAGCATTACGTTCCACATGAGGTAAGCTGTCTTCTTGTTCATAATAGCGCAGGGTGGAGCGACGTAAACCTGTAATTTTCTCAACTTCACTAATACTGTACATGCCAAACGATCCTTTCATAGTTAAAGTTAACTTGAAGTGAATTGCACACTAGTAACGTGTTATATGCCAAATCAAAGACTGATCACAGTCAGCGGTAAAATATAAACGACAACGAAATGACTTATGCATGCTGATGTTATGAAGTTTTAAAGCATAGAATCCTCATTTTAGATAGTTACTCACATTGTTCTTAAAATCTCGTGGTGTCATGCCGTAAATAGCCTGGAACACCCGATTGAACGTACGCTGGCTATCGAATCCTGCATTCATCCACACCGTTGTTAGAGACGCATCTGTGGTACGAATTAGCATGGAAGCATACTCAACCCGAAGCATCGATAGATAGTTTCGTAGATTCATCTTGAATCGCTTGGAGAAGATGCGAGAAATATAATATTTACTTACGTTAAACTCGGAGGCAAGTGTGTCTAGGGTGATGGGCTCGGTGAAATGTGTTGCTAAGTATTCCATCAGCTTCTTGGATAAATCCTGCACGGGGAGTTGCTGTACTTGTTCAAATTCAATTTTGCGCAATAGATGCGCGATGATGATGTGAATCCAACCAAGCTTAATGGCATAATCATCATCCCGTTTCACTTTCTCAAATGCAATTGCAACGTCTTCATGAACATATGGTTTAGTAATAGTTGGATTCTTAGGATGGAAGCGAGTCAGATCAGGAAACAGACCGCCTAAGAGCTTGGGATGGATAATAATTAACACCTCCCTCGTATAGGAATTCCCAGTTGTTTCGTAACGGTGAACCATATCAGGGAATATCATTGCTGCGTCACCTTCGTGCAAATCATACGTTTGATCATTCACTTCAATCCGTTGAGACCCTGAAATGACATATAGAATTTCAAGATATCCATGCATATGTGGAGGGAAAGAAATCTCCTTCAAATTCCAGATAACCGATAATTCATCCTTACGAATCTCATAAAAAGGTAACATCCGTCTTAACCTCCAGTGCAATTTTTGGCTAGTTTTATATTCTTTATGTCTATATTCTTGTTCATTGCCATGATAAACTCTAGTGTGACGAGATCTACAACGGCTCATAATTTTTATAGTACGGCAAAATGCAAGCGATTACATGACTGCCGTGAAGGGTTTCATGACAAATGGACTCAAGATGTACCAATTCAAACAGATGGAGGAGCAGGACATGCGAAAGAGTAAAACGTTTACGAATATCTTTGTCTCGATCCTACTCCTTAGCATTGGACTCGTTGTAGGTTTTGGGAGTTATATCTATGTTTCAACTACAAAATCGGTAATAGAGCGTGTAAGCGAGGGGCACCAAAGCTTAATTCTGCAGGTGAGAAATACACTGGAACAAAAAATTCAAACCATTGAATATGCTTTTGCCACGTACAGTACGACGCCATCGTTTCGTAAGGTCATTAACAGTCCATTAAGCGGGCAAGATTATGAAGCATATCGCGAACTGAATTCCCAGCTAGGTTATATTGCAACGATGGGGCTTGATGGCGTGCAGTATTCGCTTGTGAGTCTGAAGCAAAATTGGAGCCTGTCTAACGGATCGTTATCACGAATTACAGATGAAGAGAAGCAACAGATGCAAGCCTTATTCGCTGATCCGGAAGGCAATAACCTCTATTGGACCAAAACTAAGGAAGGTCTTCGATTGCTGCATGCGTTACCGATGTATTCGAAGGACAAAGAAGCCATTGCGATGTCGGACATCTCTTTGCGAACACTGAATCAATCCCTACAGACGCAATCCGATGCTCCTATCTACATTTTGAACAAACAGGGTGAATTGCTCTATGCAGCTTTAACCGAACAAAGCCCTATATCTGCTGAGCAAATGAGCTTAATCAGCAAACAAATAGTTAATGAGCCTCCTTCAGGACAGATTACAATTCCTGCTGCATCGGGTGATTCAATTATGGGCTTGTACGCCCGTTCTACTTATAATGGATGGACTTATATCACACTTCCGAATCAAAAAGAAGTCAGCCAAGCCCTATCATCGACCCGTTTGGGTTTAATTGTAATGGGTGCCGTCATTATGGCTCTGATGATCATTCTTGCATACATTATAGCTTTACGGCTTGCCAAGCCCGTTCTTCAAATTCAGCATAGTCTTGGCGGACGTGCTGAGAGAACGGTCAAGGACGAGGTCGGTTGGATCATTCAGTCGATCCATTCTATTGTTTCAGAGAAACAACATCTCGAACAGCTTATCCATCTTGAAAAGCCCAAACTTGAAACACAATTTGTTCTAAATGTACTACAGAATAGGTTAACCAGGGAAGAGATCCATAGCTATCTTGAACGATTCGCATATACAAAGATGCACAACGAGATGTATGCAACGATGTTGATTCAGATTGACCGTCCCGGGAAAGGGGCGCTGGCTGATAAAGATACACTGCTGTTGGCCGTTAATCAGTTAGTGCAGGAGATCATCCCCCCGTCCCAACGGATGTTACCCGTCGTGTTGAATGAACGGACACAAGCAACGATATTATCCTTCGCTGGCAGTTCTTCAGACAATCGAGAAGTGATATTGCAATATGCCAAAAGGGTTATTCAATTGTCTCGCGAGTATTGGTCCGCTTCAGTCAGTGTGGGCTTCAGTGGTCAATATGAAGACCTGATGAATACCCGGGAAGCCTGTGATATGAGTCTTGAAGCATTGTACCAGCGTCTTAAGCTAGGCAAAGAGTCCGTTATTTTCTATGAGGATATCTTACGTGTTGGCAGCGGACCTACCTTACTTCACTACCCTACAGAATTGGAGAGTCGGCTGTTCGATGCCATACGTCTTGGTGACAAAGAAGAGGTGACACGTACGTTATACCCGCTGTTAGCAGATATGATGAAGCATAACCTTAATCCAATGAATCTGGAGATCACATTGATTCGATTCGTGAACAATTTGATTCAGTTGGAGCAGCTCATTGGTACGGACGTGTTGCTTACACAGAGTAACGGCACATTGTATCATCGACTGCTGCATACGCTGAATCCGGAAGAAGTTGAACACATTCTTGTTCACGAAGTCATCTATCCTATGGTAGATAGTATGCAGGAGAGAGCGAGCCAACAGTTTCGCACACTTGCAGATCGTATGGCCTCTATTGTACGCACGGAATACGACCAGGACTTGTCACTGGAATCCATAAGTGAACGATTGCATTATACGCCGAACTATCTAAGTAGCATTTTCCGTAAAGAGTACAATATGACCTTTAGCGAGTACTTAATGAATGTCAGACTAGATGTAGCAAGGAAATGGTTGGTGGACACGAACATGCCCATTAAAGATATAGCCGAACGACTGGGATATCAGAATTCCCAGAACTTTATACGTACTTTTCGGAAAAAAGAGAATCTCACCCCTGGTGCATATCGAAGGGTGCGGATGGATAGCTGAGCATCCCAGTATATGTTAGCAGTATCCGATAATCCGTAAGCACCTTCGAAATTCAACTCCACTCCATGTAAGCGTAAATCCCCTCAGGTTGATCCCGAGGGGATTGTTATTTTCCATATGTGCCTCATCTCAACCTTTCACTGAACCAAGTAAAGCGCCTTTGGTAAAGTGCTTCTGCACGAAAGGATACGCGAGCAGCATCGGTACAGTAGCCACAACAATGACACTCATCTTAATGGTCTGTGATGGAGGGACAATGTCTACAACCGAGCTGTTGCCATCCATGCCACTGGAGACAATTACAATCTGGCGGAGCAATACTTGTAGTGGCCACATCGTGGACTCGTTGAGATATAGGATCGCATTCATATACGTGTTCCAATAGGATACGCCATAGAACAGGGATAAGGTAGCAATGGAAGGTAGAGCCAATGGAATCATAATCTGCAGCAAAATCCGAAAGTCGTTGGCACCATCAATTTTGGCAGATTCCTCTAGACTATCCGGTAGCGCCTGGAAGAAATTGCGCATGATGATCAGGTTGAATGCATTGATTGCAGTAGGGATAATCATGGACCAGTACGAATCGATTAACCCAACGGCTTTCACAACTAGGAAGGTGGGAATCATACCCCCGCTGAACAACATCGAGAAGACGACCAAGAAATTGATAAAGTTCCGTCCTAAGAGATATCTTCTGGATAACCCGTAAGCCATAAGTGCCGTCAGCGTCATACTGACAATGGTTCCTGCCAGCGTGATGAAGATGGATACGCCGAGTCCTTTGAAGATGGTAGGTGTGGAGAAGATGTAACGATAGGCATCAAGCGAGAAGGATGTCGGAAACAGAATAAACTTCTTCTGTACAATCTCCTGCGTGGAAGCGAAGGAACTGGCAACGACGTTTACGAAGGGTAATAGGCAGGCCAGGGAGAAAAGAAGCAAGAACGTATAATTTATTACATTGAATATGACGCCACCGAGTTGTTCCTTTTTAACATTGTGTTTGGACATCTGATATGTTCCTCCTTGTTAAGTAGTGATTCTCCCTTACCATAACAAGCGAAGAATATTACGTACATAATCCTGACCTACTGACTTGAAATGGAACGTTGTAGTGATGCAAAAGCTTTGAAATACCATGATAATCCATATTACCAATAATAATCATGATCTACGATCTGCACCTGTTCATCTGGCCTTAAGCCGCGCTGGACGGGGATTCCTTCAACTACAATAGCTAATGATTATGTACGGAATCGCTTACATCTCATATGCTTAGGAAGCATTCAACTACACCATCCCAAACAAGGAGGTCAGCAAGCAGTGAGAGAATCTGAGCCATCAGTCGTTTCGTTGCAACACAAAGCATATCGGAATACAGGATTAGGTCACTATTTGAGAAACGCTGCATCCAACAAGCTTCTTTATTTAATGATTCTTCCCGGTTTTATCTACTTTGTGATCTTCAAGTATTTTCCGATGGGCGGACTTATTATTTCATTTCAGGATTATCAGCCGTATCTAGGAATTAGAGATAGTCCATGGGTGGGCTTCAAACATTTTGTCCGTCTGTTCACGGAACCAACCTTCGCCATGCTACTTAGTAATACATTGATCTTGTTCGCGCTTGAATTAGTGATTTTCTTCCCGATTCCGATCATCCTTGCACTCATGATGAATGAAGTACGACACAGATTATTCCGAAACTCCATTCAAACGATCGTATATATCCCACATTTCATGTCATGGGTGATTATCGTCTCCATTACGTACGTGTTTCTTAGTGTGGATGGGGGCGTCGTCAATGAAATTATAGCTGCATTGGGTGGTAGCAAGATCAGCTTCTTAACTTCACCTGAATGGCTTCGTCCGATGTATATTTTGCAGATTATATGGAAGGAAGCCGGTTGGTCAACGATCATCTACCTCGCAGCTATTACTGTTGTAGATACCCAGCTGTATGAAGCTGCCGAGATGGACGGTGCGTCTAGATTGCGTAAAATGTGGCATGTAACTTTACCCGCCATACGTCCGGTCATTATTACACTGTTGATTCTCAAAATCGGAAACACGCTAGAACTTGGCTTTGAACATATGTACTTGTTACTGAATTCGCTTAACCGGGAGGTAGGTGAGATATTTGATACGTATATCTTCACGGCAGGTTTGAAGAACGGACAATTGAGCTTTAGTACAACGGTTGGATTGTTCAAAGGTCTGGTAGGTTTGGTGCTGGTTATGTTCGCTAATCGTCTCGCCAAAAAATTAGGAGAAGACGGCGTTTACTAGCAGCTATCCCAAATGACAACCATGATGTACTGGTAAAATCTAATCGTTGTTATGCTTCAATAGTTCGTATGGTGTGGGAGCAACTCGGATTGACCATAAATTGGTGAAAAGGGGATTGAACGATGAGATATAGAACTTCCAAATTGTTAGCGCTTACGTTAAGCGGAGCCTTACTGTTATCTGCCTGTTCCGGAGGAAGTGGGGATTCAGGAACCAATGCTGATGGGAAAACAACGATTAGTTGGTTGAATATCATGCATACCGCTTCACCACCTACAGACACTGTGCTTAACAAAATCGAAGAGATTACGGATGTGGACATACAGTTTTCCTGGATTCCGGATGCCTCTAAGGAAGAACGGCTTAATACTTCACTTGCTTCCGGTTCTCTCGCTGACATCGTATCCTTGACGATTCTGGAGAATTCTTCGGTTCGCAATGCGCTCAAAGCAGGCGTCTTCTGGGAGGTTGGTCCGTATCTCGATGAATTCCCAAACCTGAAAGGCATATCTCAGGATATGCGCAATTCGGCATCCATTGAAGGGAAGTTATACGGTATTCCGATGCAAAAGCAGGTAGCGCGCAATGGTGTTATTTTACGTAAAGACTGGCTCGATAAGGTTGGCTTGCCTGTGCCCAAAACAACGGCAGAACTCATGGAAGTGGCAAAGGCATTTACAGAACAAGATCCCGATGGCAATGGCGTGAAAGACACAACCGGATTCATTGACCGCAGTGATTTGGTATTTGGTGCGTTTAAGACCCTGGGATCTTACTTTGGGACACCAAGTGGTTGGGCGATTAGTGAGGATGGCAAAGTGACACCTGAGTTTGAGTCCGAAGGTTACATTCAGGCGATGGATTATATGAAAGAGCTGTACACCAATGGATACATTAATCAGGATTTTGCCGTAACAGCCAAGAAGGATCAGCAGGAAGGCTTCGCACAGGGCAAGGCAGGGATCTACGTGGGTGCTCTATTTGATAGCAAGGGGCTGTTCAATCTTGCCCAAGGTGTCCAAGATGATATGGAGCTTGTGATGGTCAATGATATTACGTCCACAGGAAACGAAAGTGATCGAGCGATATGGTCGACATCCAATGGCGTAGGAGGATTGCTTGCATTTCCTAAATCGGAGGTCAAGGACGAAGCCGAATTGAAACGTATTCTGAAGTTTATGGATGATCTGATGAGTGAAGAGGTATTTACCTTGATGACGTATGGTATCAAAGATGTGCACTATAGCCTCGACGAGAACAATGGTGCCACCATAATTAATACCAAGTTATGGGAGCAAGAGGTACAGCCATTTTCTTCCTCGCGCCCTAACGAGAACGGATATGCCATTGTGGATGCTGACCCACTCCGTATTGAATCGACACGGTTAATTGA
Above is a window of Paenibacillus sp. E222 DNA encoding:
- a CDS encoding extracellular solute-binding protein, which gives rise to MRYRTSKLLALTLSGALLLSACSGGSGDSGTNADGKTTISWLNIMHTASPPTDTVLNKIEEITDVDIQFSWIPDASKEERLNTSLASGSLADIVSLTILENSSVRNALKAGVFWEVGPYLDEFPNLKGISQDMRNSASIEGKLYGIPMQKQVARNGVILRKDWLDKVGLPVPKTTAELMEVAKAFTEQDPDGNGVKDTTGFIDRSDLVFGAFKTLGSYFGTPSGWAISEDGKVTPEFESEGYIQAMDYMKELYTNGYINQDFAVTAKKDQQEGFAQGKAGIYVGALFDSKGLFNLAQGVQDDMELVMVNDITSTGNESDRAIWSTSNGVGGLLAFPKSEVKDEAELKRILKFMDDLMSEEVFTLMTYGIKDVHYSLDENNGATIINTKLWEQEVQPFSSSRPNENGYAIVDADPLRIESTRLIEENTTFAVLNPVYSLESPTFSEQGSELQKIITDATYKYILGKMDRVGFQNAIDTWRKSGGDKIITEYEAAHQAVLNNK